In Pseudofrankia saprophytica, one genomic interval encodes:
- a CDS encoding AMP-binding protein, whose product MKVALTVADFLDRAETVYPESLAVVDEPGRPGSLGRLTYRQVAARARGMALALDRLRIPAGGRVGIVSPNSARFLISFFGVSGFGRTLVPINYRLTADEISYIVEHSGTSLLLVDPELDEVLSGVTAKERIVLDGVADSELFAPAPPGAVPAPWEPDEDAICTINYTSGTTARPKGVQLTHRSCWLNATSFGWHTTVTDRDVILHTLPMFHVNGWGMPYAVTGMGGAHIVIRKIDGEDILSRVEQEGVTLLCGAPAVVASILDAAAARVAAGLPVPGRDKVRMVVAGAPPPSAVIARVEELLGWEFIQIYGLTEASPLLTINRARPGWEYLPTDERAKLLSQAGAPALGVRLRIDAAGEVLARSNHVFEGYWRQPEQTAAAIDDGWFHTGDGGRFDGRLLSITDRKKDVIITGGENVSSIEVEDCLYEHPAVAEAAVIGVPDEKWGETVKALVVLRPGAELTPAELIAFCRDRMAHYKCPTSVELRGALERTATGKLQKFKLRAPYWEGRDRAVN is encoded by the coding sequence ATGAAGGTTGCCCTGACGGTCGCCGACTTCCTGGATCGGGCCGAGACGGTCTATCCGGAGAGCCTCGCGGTGGTCGACGAGCCGGGCCGGCCGGGGTCGCTCGGGCGGCTCACCTACCGGCAGGTCGCGGCGCGCGCCCGTGGGATGGCGCTGGCGCTGGACCGGCTGCGGATCCCCGCCGGCGGGCGGGTCGGGATCGTGTCCCCGAACAGCGCGCGCTTTTTGATCAGCTTCTTCGGGGTGAGCGGGTTCGGCCGGACGCTGGTGCCGATCAACTACCGGCTGACGGCGGACGAGATCTCCTACATCGTCGAGCACTCGGGGACGTCGCTCCTGCTCGTCGACCCGGAGCTCGACGAGGTGCTGTCCGGCGTGACGGCGAAGGAACGGATCGTCCTGGACGGGGTGGCCGACTCCGAGCTGTTCGCCCCGGCGCCGCCGGGAGCGGTACCGGCGCCCTGGGAGCCCGACGAGGACGCGATCTGCACGATCAACTACACGTCGGGCACGACGGCGCGTCCCAAGGGCGTCCAGCTGACCCACCGGAGCTGCTGGCTGAACGCCACGTCGTTCGGCTGGCACACGACGGTGACCGACCGGGACGTCATCCTGCACACGCTGCCGATGTTCCACGTCAACGGCTGGGGCATGCCCTACGCGGTGACGGGCATGGGCGGGGCGCACATCGTGATCCGCAAGATCGACGGCGAGGACATCCTCTCCCGGGTCGAGCAGGAGGGCGTGACGCTGCTGTGCGGCGCGCCCGCCGTCGTCGCCTCGATCCTCGATGCCGCGGCGGCGCGGGTGGCGGCCGGCCTGCCGGTCCCGGGCCGCGACAAGGTGCGCATGGTCGTCGCCGGCGCGCCGCCGCCCAGCGCGGTCATCGCCCGGGTCGAGGAGCTCCTCGGCTGGGAGTTCATCCAGATCTACGGCCTCACGGAGGCCTCGCCGCTGCTCACCATCAACCGGGCCCGTCCCGGCTGGGAGTACCTGCCCACCGACGAGCGGGCGAAGCTGCTGTCGCAGGCCGGCGCCCCGGCGCTGGGGGTGCGGCTGCGGATCGACGCCGCGGGCGAGGTGCTCGCCCGGTCCAACCATGTCTTCGAGGGCTACTGGCGCCAGCCGGAGCAGACCGCTGCCGCGATCGACGACGGCTGGTTCCACACCGGCGACGGCGGCCGCTTCGACGGCCGGCTGCTGTCGATCACGGACCGCAAGAAGGACGTCATCATCACCGGCGGCGAGAACGTGTCGTCGATCGAGGTCGAGGACTGCCTGTATGAGCACCCGGCGGTAGCCGAGGCCGCCGTGATCGGCGTACCGGACGAGAAGTGGGGCGAGACCGTGAAGGCCCTGGTCGTGCTGCGACCGGGGGCCGAGCTCACTCCCGCCGAGCTGATCGCGTTCTGCCGGGACCGGATGGCGCACTACAAGTGCCCCACCTCCGTCGAGCTGCGC